The genome window CGCGGTCCACGGAGAAGCGCGCGTGCAGGGGCGCCAACTGCGGGTCGGCTGCGAACTTCAGGTCTCCCTCGACCTTGCCCACCGACAGCTTGCCGTCCTTCAGTTCGTGCTCGGAGCCCACCGAGCCGTCTTTCTTGATGTGCTGCAGCTTGAACTTGGGCAGGACGAGGGAGAACTTCGCGCCTCCCAGCACCACGGTGTGGGCGGCGGCCGGACGGCTGGAGACTCCTTCATCCCACACCACCTCGAACAAGTCGCGGTCGCCTTCCTTCCCTTTGAGCGCGAAGCGCCCCAAGTGGGAGATCTTGAACGCCCCCAGCCCCGCCACCTGCTGGTTGAGGGTGTCGGAGATGACAATCTGCTCGGGCACGGCTACGCTCTCCACCCGCGAAGCTACATTGACCACGTCACCGAAAACGTCGTTCGACTTCACGATGCCGGCGCCGTAGTTCAGCCCGATGCGGATGAACACATGGTCCTGCTCAGGCCTGGGGGCGTTGAAGACGATCAGCTGCTTCTGCATCTCGATCGCGGCGACGATGGACTCCTTGCAGTCCTCGAACGTGGCCATGATGGCATCGCCGATGGTCTTGACCACCCGGCCCGTATGCCTCTCCACGATCTGCCGCAGTGCGTCGTTGCACTGGTGCACCATCATCATGCCAGCCACGTCGCCGTACTTCTCGAAGTACGCTGTGGACCCCTTGATGTCGGTAAACATCACCGTGATGGTGCGGCGAAACTTCTCCAGCTCCGCCAGCAGGTCGGCCTGCGCCCGCGAGGACTGGATGATCTGGGTAACGCTGTCTTGAGGCTCCATGGGTTCGCGCGGCCACCTCAAGGGGGAAGCGGCTCCGACACTAGCGACAGCGGCTTTCAGGGCGCACATGCGCACCCTACCAATCGCACAAAACCTCCCCCTTTTGCAGGGCGGAGAGGTGCCCCTTTGGTAGCCGCTTTGTGCCCTCAACGGTATCACGGAAGCCCCTACGCCGAAAGGGGTTTCCGCCTGACCTGCCATCAAAGTAACCTCCCCTAACCTGCCATAGCCAATGCTCGCCGGAGACCCTCCCGAAAGCGGCCCTCGGGAACGATCAGGCTGAGTACCAAGTGGCCCTCTCCGGCCAAGCCGTAGAAGTGCCCCGGATGCACCAGTACGGCCCGTTTGCGGAGCAGGTCCAGGGCCAGTCGTTCGTCCGAGCCTGTGACTGGGACGCGAAGCAGGGCGTACCAGCCGCCCTCGCTCTCCAGAACGCGGCAAGCCGGATGGCTTGCGAGCTGTTTCGCCAGCTCGCGGCGGTTGACCGACATGCGCCGGCGAATTTGCGCCT of Terriglobales bacterium contains these proteins:
- a CDS encoding adenylate/guanylate cyclase domain-containing protein, coding for MEPQDSVTQIIQSSRAQADLLAELEKFRRTITVMFTDIKGSTAYFEKYGDVAGMMMVHQCNDALRQIVERHTGRVVKTIGDAIMATFEDCKESIVAAIEMQKQLIVFNAPRPEQDHVFIRIGLNYGAGIVKSNDVFGDVVNVASRVESVAVPEQIVISDTLNQQVAGLGAFKISHLGRFALKGKEGDRDLFEVVWDEGVSSRPAAAHTVVLGGAKFSLVLPKFKLQHIKKDGSVGSEHELKDGKLSVGKVEGDLKFAADPQLAPLHARFSVDRGQLFVEDTSQGKGVYVRLIATYMLQDGDVVMMGRQTFRFHEKAEALAQAAATGTTIVNMSAMLKESIAEFVALNPQGQELDSRFPLFDQEITWGRNKGTYTFQEDGFMSGAHSKVYHRGENFFLEDSGSRNGTFVKVREKAPVPVGATVVMGGQLLKVAQ